A stretch of the Trichocoleus desertorum ATA4-8-CV12 genome encodes the following:
- a CDS encoding DUF29 domain-containing protein → MKALYDADFYAWTQEQAKLLRAQQWNLVDVANLIEEIESLGRQERRELVNRLAVLLGHLLKWQYQPELQGSSWQATIREQRRKIKRLIEQNPSLSSYLEEALQEGFEDGLDLAVRETNLPYETFPEDCPYPLEQALNDKFLPNE, encoded by the coding sequence ATGAAAGCCCTCTATGATGCCGATTTCTACGCCTGGACACAAGAGCAAGCCAAATTGCTAAGAGCGCAGCAGTGGAATTTGGTTGATGTAGCGAATTTGATTGAGGAGATCGAGTCTTTGGGGAGGCAAGAACGGCGAGAGCTGGTTAATCGTCTAGCTGTTCTGCTAGGACATCTACTGAAGTGGCAGTACCAGCCCGAACTTCAAGGAAGTAGCTGGCAGGCTACGATTCGAGAACAACGCCGCAAGATTAAGAGGTTAATTGAGCAAAATCCCAGTCTGTCTTCCTATCTAGAAGAAGCTCTGCAAGAAGGTTTTGAAGATGGCTTAGACTTGGCAGTTCGAGAAACTAATTTACCCTACGAAACCTTTCCTGAAGACTGTCCTTATCCATTGGAGCAGGCTCTAAACGATAAGTTTTTGCCGAATGAGTAA
- a CDS encoding pentapeptide repeat-containing protein: MSQIQALHQEAMDLAESALTAKLRGDLAQSNQLLRQAFEKEAQAAALIANDLNAEPTRSVLHRSAAALAIDCGEFQVAERLIMTALTGEPPQAIAEELKNLFFQINQPQHFQSKENPWSEKEKYLSLLRQGVEVWNRWREENPNVNPDLGGVSFSGINLDGFDFHNTILWNSNFSGSSLREAILTRAFLQRAYLFGVDLTRADLRGAFLSEAILGPANLYEADLSGADLLQANLSDACLYGARLHTANLTKADLTKANFTKADLSESILLLARAVYTNFERAILTGVCIQDWSINESTNLSSVLCDYVYRRLGVADQLEERYPSSENFAPGEFTKRFQVAQNVIELAFRDGVPWKAFAYAFNESNIQVLDEYGGELFLQEYKVLGDGLVTLKVGYPPNADGVEIRTFLEQRTYELELKVATLEGEVKAKDFAFEKLVRVLEAPKVQVGHITTLNFQIGETNLMSGDRNIYTGGGSYYESINTGGGDYIQGDYVNMSQDLTQVEAQIQDLVEQRQKSGVTVDVAKQQVADDLATQAKSNPTIREKLTKWVQEAAGKAVVAEVVKEVLKGAAASVGIHLP; this comes from the coding sequence ATGAGCCAAATCCAAGCGTTACACCAAGAAGCAATGGACTTAGCTGAGAGTGCCTTGACTGCAAAGCTGAGGGGTGATCTGGCGCAATCGAATCAACTGCTACGACAAGCGTTTGAAAAAGAGGCTCAAGCAGCTGCACTGATTGCAAATGATCTAAATGCTGAACCAACTCGTTCGGTTTTACATCGTAGTGCGGCTGCTCTCGCGATCGATTGTGGAGAATTCCAAGTTGCAGAGCGTTTAATCATGACTGCTCTAACAGGAGAACCGCCTCAAGCAATTGCTGAAGAACTTAAAAACTTATTTTTTCAGATTAATCAGCCTCAGCATTTTCAATCAAAAGAAAATCCCTGGAGTGAGAAGGAGAAGTATTTATCTCTGCTAAGGCAAGGTGTAGAAGTTTGGAATAGGTGGAGAGAAGAAAATCCTAATGTGAATCCCGATCTTGGTGGCGTGAGCTTTAGTGGAATTAATCTTGATGGTTTTGATTTCCACAATACAATTCTTTGGAATTCTAATTTTAGTGGTTCCTCACTTAGGGAAGCCATACTTACTAGAGCTTTTCTTCAAAGAGCTTACCTTTTTGGGGTTGATTTAACTAGAGCTGATCTGCGTGGGGCTTTTCTCAGCGAAGCTATATTGGGACCAGCCAATTTATATGAAGCGGATTTGAGTGGTGCTGATCTCTTACAAGCCAATTTAAGTGACGCTTGTCTCTATGGAGCTAGATTACATACAGCTAATCTCACTAAGGCAGATCTCACTAAGGCTAATTTTACAAAGGCTGATCTAAGCGAATCAATTTTGCTATTGGCTAGGGCAGTCTATACAAATTTTGAGAGAGCAATACTTACTGGTGTTTGTATTCAAGATTGGTCAATTAACGAAAGTACAAACTTAAGTAGTGTGCTCTGCGACTATGTTTACCGTAGGCTTGGTGTAGCAGATCAGTTAGAAGAACGCTATCCAAGCAGTGAAAACTTTGCTCCAGGAGAGTTTACTAAACGGTTTCAAGTTGCTCAAAATGTTATTGAACTAGCTTTCCGTGATGGTGTACCCTGGAAAGCTTTTGCCTATGCTTTTAATGAATCAAATATACAAGTGCTTGATGAATATGGTGGTGAGCTTTTCTTACAAGAGTACAAAGTTTTAGGAGATGGATTAGTAACTCTCAAAGTGGGTTATCCACCAAATGCAGACGGAGTTGAAATCAGAACTTTTCTTGAGCAAAGAACTTACGAACTTGAGCTTAAAGTAGCGACTCTTGAAGGGGAAGTAAAAGCTAAAGATTTTGCATTCGAAAAGCTCGTGCGAGTTTTAGAAGCACCAAAAGTTCAAGTCGGTCACATTACTACACTCAACTTTCAGATAGGAGAAACTAACTTGATGAGCGGCGATCGCAATATTTACACTGGCGGTGGAAGCTACTACGAATCTATTAATACTGGAGGTGGTGATTACATTCAAGGCGACTACGTCAACATGAGCCAGGACTTAACTCAGGTAGAGGCTCAAATTCAAGACCTTGTGGAGCAACGGCAAAAATCAGGAGTTACTGTCGATGTAGCTAAACAGCAAGTAGCTGATGATCTTGCGACACAAGCAAAAAGTAATCCGACTATTAGAGAAAAACTAACAAAGTGGGTACAAGAGGCTGCTGGAAAAGCAGTTGTAGCTGAGGTGGTCAAAGAAGTTTTAAAGGGAGCTGCGGCATCGGTGGGAATACATTTGCCCTAA
- a CDS encoding class I SAM-dependent methyltransferase, translated as MDGINQKTYAAFSVVQHYAQLKLLQPAEEAILELFRDRWSNMKMLDIGVGGGRTTQHFAPRVADYVGIDYSAEMVAACQKRFATTSPAPRVEVGDARDLSRFPDNSFDFILFSFNGIDFVSHSDRLKVFQEIRRVGKPGGYFFFSSHNLQGLEREFDFRKHLSLNPITTYVNLVMFGILRFINRSFTLAQLKITTHAIVRDESHNFRLKTYYIRPEAQLKQLETNFSDVKVYSWKTGLKLTTVEELHTNSDMWLYYLCVLNSTNKCSN; from the coding sequence ATGGACGGCATTAATCAGAAGACCTACGCAGCCTTTAGTGTGGTGCAACATTATGCCCAGTTAAAGCTGCTACAACCTGCTGAAGAGGCGATTCTGGAGCTGTTCCGCGATCGCTGGTCGAATATGAAAATGCTAGATATTGGCGTGGGTGGCGGGCGCACCACTCAGCACTTTGCTCCACGAGTCGCAGACTATGTCGGCATTGATTATTCGGCTGAAATGGTCGCCGCTTGCCAAAAACGATTTGCAACTACTTCTCCAGCGCCCAGAGTTGAAGTGGGTGATGCCAGAGATCTGAGCCGATTTCCAGACAACTCCTTCGACTTCATTCTGTTTAGTTTCAATGGGATTGACTTTGTTTCCCATAGCGATCGCTTAAAGGTTTTCCAAGAGATTCGTAGAGTGGGGAAACCTGGAGGATATTTCTTTTTCTCCAGCCATAATCTTCAGGGACTAGAGCGAGAATTTGATTTCAGAAAACACCTGAGTCTTAACCCGATTACGACCTATGTCAATCTGGTCATGTTCGGCATCCTGCGCTTCATCAATCGTTCGTTTACGCTTGCTCAGCTAAAGATTACTACCCATGCAATTGTGAGGGATGAGTCCCATAATTTTCGATTAAAGACCTATTACATTAGACCCGAAGCACAGCTTAAGCAACTAGAAACCAACTTTAGCGACGTTAAAGTTTATTCCTGGAAAACTGGCTTAAAACTAACCACTGTAGAGGAGTTGCATACTAACTCTGATATGTGGCTTTATTATCTATGCGTGCTCAATTCAACAAATAAATGTAGCAATTAA
- a CDS encoding allophycocyanin — protein MSVVSQVILQADDELRYPSSGELRDISEFLKTGAQRMRIATALAENEKKIVQEASKQLWQKRPDFISPGGNAYGDRQRALCLRDFGWYLRLITYGVLNGDKEPIEKIGLIGVREMYNSLGVPVPGMVESIRCLKRAALALLSEEDAVEATPYFDYLIQAMS, from the coding sequence ATGAGTGTAGTTAGCCAAGTCATTCTCCAAGCAGACGACGAACTCCGCTACCCCAGTTCTGGTGAACTCAGAGACATCAGCGAATTTCTAAAGACTGGCGCCCAGCGGATGCGGATTGCTACCGCTCTAGCTGAGAATGAGAAAAAAATTGTGCAAGAAGCCAGCAAGCAACTGTGGCAGAAGCGCCCCGACTTTATCTCTCCAGGTGGTAATGCTTACGGCGATCGCCAGCGGGCGTTGTGCCTGCGTGACTTTGGGTGGTACCTGCGCCTCATCACCTATGGTGTGCTAAACGGCGACAAAGAACCCATCGAAAAAATTGGCTTGATCGGCGTCCGGGAAATGTACAACTCCCTAGGTGTTCCCGTTCCTGGCATGGTGGAATCCATCCGGTGCTTAAAGCGGGCAGCTCTCGCGCTGCTCAGTGAAGAAGACGCTGTAGAAGCGACTCCTTACTTCGACTATCTGATTCAAGCCATGTCCTGA
- a CDS encoding Uma2 family endonuclease, which produces MISMQTTLPTDVWVSATWEEYEQAIASPVYTNAKGYYHNGQMRIEMAPVGPNHAGCSGVAALLVNLFGIAKGVPMRSLSNCSYRKRDVRECQPDLSYYVGDRVSLSPQGSSVVDLDSTPAPDLAIEIADTSLADDLGVKRLLYEDVGVAEYWVVDVQQAHITAFRILPDQGSQRIAQSQVLPGLAIALLDEALQRSRQMDNSQVGAWFLAEVQK; this is translated from the coding sequence ATGATTAGCATGCAGACAACATTACCAACAGATGTTTGGGTGTCAGCTACTTGGGAGGAGTATGAGCAGGCGATCGCGAGTCCTGTTTATACCAATGCCAAGGGCTACTATCACAATGGACAAATGAGGATAGAAATGGCACCTGTAGGGCCAAATCATGCAGGTTGCAGTGGCGTTGCCGCACTTTTAGTTAACTTGTTTGGGATTGCCAAAGGCGTACCGATGCGATCGCTCTCTAACTGTTCCTACCGGAAGAGAGACGTGCGAGAGTGTCAGCCTGATTTGTCTTACTACGTTGGCGATCGCGTCTCACTATCGCCGCAAGGAAGCTCAGTAGTGGATTTGGACAGCACACCCGCTCCAGACTTAGCGATCGAGATTGCTGATACATCTTTGGCGGATGATTTAGGGGTTAAACGGCTGCTATACGAAGACGTAGGGGTAGCGGAATATTGGGTAGTGGATGTTCAGCAAGCGCACATCACGGCTTTTAGAATTCTGCCTGATCAGGGAAGCCAACGGATTGCTCAATCTCAAGTATTGCCAGGACTTGCGATCGCCCTCCTAGACGAAGCCCTACAGCGGAGTCGTCAGATGGATAATAGCCAGGTGGGAGCTTGGTTTCTGGCGGAAGTGCAAAAATAG
- a CDS encoding DUF29 domain-containing protein produces MNSLYEADFYAWTQEQAKLLRAKQWDLVDVANVIEEIETLGRQERRELRNRLTVLLGHLLKWQFQPEKRSNSWLATIREQRREVETLLEENPSLKSYLDEAVQLAYQSGVDLAVRETNFPYETFPEACPYALEQVLNSKFFPI; encoded by the coding sequence ATGAACAGTCTCTACGAAGCCGACTTCTATGCTTGGACTCAGGAGCAAGCCAAACTGCTCAGGGCGAAACAGTGGGATCTGGTTGATGTGGCGAATGTGATTGAGGAAATTGAAACGTTGGGCAGGCAGGAGCGACGCGAACTCAGAAACCGTTTAACAGTGTTACTAGGACATCTATTGAAATGGCAGTTCCAGCCTGAAAAGCGAAGCAATAGTTGGCTAGCCACCATTCGAGAACAGCGTCGCGAAGTCGAAACCCTACTTGAAGAAAATCCCAGCCTCAAGTCTTATCTAGATGAAGCTGTGCAGTTAGCCTACCAATCAGGGGTAGATCTAGCAGTTCGAGAAACCAATTTCCCCTACGAAACCTTTCCAGAAGCTTGTCCTTATGCTCTAGAGCAAGTCTTAAATTCTAAATTTTTTCCTATATGA
- the rlmD gene encoding 23S rRNA (uracil(1939)-C(5))-methyltransferase RlmD — protein sequence MSTPRTTPANQSTDPTTEQWRQGELVEIEIHDLTDGGEGVGRFSQRVVFVPDTVPGDRVSVRLVQVKPQYAQGKLMQIVEASPNRIRPRCIVADKCGGCQWQHIDYAYQLKAKRNQVIQALERIGGFSEPPVEPILGAEADLAYRNKATYPLGRSQSGQLQAGYYQKGSHHLVNLNQCPIQDARLNPLLAEVKQDIYQRGWGVYDEKQHRGKVRHLGFRIGRRTGEILLVLVAKDANLSGLEDQAQEWLNRYPELVGVSLNINPHKTNAIFGDETRCIAGQSYLNEKFGGLQFQIHATTFFQVYTEQAEALLRKIMSQLNLQGHETLIDAYCGVGTFTLPLAKRVKQAIGLELQPEAIAQAQLNAELNGIKNVTFQAGAVEQVLRTLAVQPDIVLLDPPRKGCDRAVLETLLQIQPQRIVYVSCKPATQARDLKILCQEGNYRLVKAQPVDFFPQTAHVECVAFLERQV from the coding sequence GTGTCTACTCCCCGAACCACGCCTGCAAACCAGTCCACTGATCCTACGACCGAACAATGGCGGCAAGGGGAGTTGGTAGAAATTGAAATTCATGACCTGACCGATGGTGGGGAAGGCGTGGGTCGCTTTAGTCAGCGAGTGGTATTTGTACCCGATACCGTTCCTGGCGATCGCGTGTCGGTGCGGTTGGTGCAAGTGAAGCCGCAATATGCTCAGGGCAAGTTGATGCAGATCGTCGAAGCATCCCCCAATCGGATTCGGCCTCGCTGCATTGTGGCGGATAAATGTGGCGGTTGCCAGTGGCAGCATATTGACTATGCCTATCAGCTCAAAGCCAAGCGCAACCAGGTAATTCAAGCCTTAGAGCGGATTGGTGGGTTTAGTGAGCCACCTGTAGAGCCGATTTTAGGCGCAGAAGCAGATTTGGCCTACCGCAACAAAGCGACCTATCCCTTGGGGCGATCGCAGTCGGGTCAATTGCAGGCAGGCTACTACCAAAAAGGTAGCCATCATCTGGTGAACTTGAATCAATGCCCAATCCAAGATGCTCGCTTGAATCCTTTGCTAGCGGAGGTCAAGCAAGATATTTATCAGCGGGGTTGGGGCGTTTATGACGAAAAGCAACATCGGGGCAAGGTTCGCCACTTAGGATTCCGGATTGGTCGGCGCACCGGAGAAATTCTGCTGGTTTTGGTGGCAAAAGATGCCAACTTGTCGGGCTTAGAAGATCAAGCGCAGGAATGGTTGAATCGCTACCCTGAGCTAGTCGGTGTCTCTCTCAATATCAACCCACACAAAACTAATGCAATTTTTGGCGATGAAACTCGCTGTATTGCGGGCCAGTCTTATTTGAATGAAAAGTTTGGTGGCTTGCAGTTCCAAATTCATGCCACTACTTTCTTTCAGGTCTATACCGAGCAGGCAGAAGCGCTGTTGCGGAAAATCATGAGCCAATTAAATCTGCAAGGCCATGAGACGCTGATCGATGCTTACTGTGGGGTGGGAACGTTCACATTGCCCTTGGCGAAACGGGTGAAGCAGGCGATCGGGCTAGAACTGCAACCGGAAGCGATCGCGCAAGCCCAACTAAACGCAGAGCTAAACGGCATTAAGAATGTGACGTTTCAGGCAGGAGCAGTAGAGCAGGTGTTACGCACACTAGCTGTGCAACCAGATATTGTGCTGCTCGATCCACCCCGCAAAGGTTGCGATCGCGCTGTGTTGGAGACGTTGCTGCAAATCCAGCCTCAGCGGATTGTGTATGTTAGCTGCAAACCCGCGACTCAAGCGCGTGACCTGAAGATTCTCTGTCAGGAAGGCAACTATCGGTTGGTCAAAGCTCAACCCGTCGATTTCTTTCCGCAAACTGCTCA
- a CDS encoding AIM24 family protein, giving the protein MNTPENHLPFQVTESVTRGGTVFELLEYKPLAGSDSLAIAEQVYSLNRAGVHLRQLRVRLQNDAVRTEPGVLQFLKGNIEMESSTGAGSGVGGFMKGAIAAARTGETIFKPLYRGTGELYLEPSFGHYWLMQLKGQTLFADQGLFCCCEDAVKVDAHKVESFSARVAGGEGRYQTKVSGTGVVVFRIPVPRSEILEMTLNNETLQVDGSFALLRTAEVHFSVEKASTSFLGAITSGEGLLQTFRGTGKVWIAPTQPLYARMGSLLSTSTPIT; this is encoded by the coding sequence ATGAACACTCCCGAAAACCATCTCCCTTTTCAGGTAACGGAGAGCGTGACTCGTGGTGGTACTGTCTTTGAACTCCTGGAGTATAAACCCCTTGCTGGCAGTGATTCTCTGGCGATCGCGGAACAAGTTTATTCGCTGAATCGAGCGGGAGTGCATCTCCGTCAACTCCGGGTGCGTCTCCAGAATGATGCGGTGCGAACCGAGCCAGGGGTGTTGCAGTTTCTCAAGGGCAACATTGAGATGGAAAGCTCCACTGGAGCAGGATCGGGTGTGGGTGGGTTTATGAAAGGAGCGATCGCCGCCGCCCGCACCGGAGAAACCATCTTTAAGCCGCTGTATCGAGGAACGGGCGAACTTTACTTAGAGCCGAGTTTTGGACACTACTGGCTGATGCAGTTGAAGGGCCAAACTCTGTTTGCCGACCAAGGTTTATTCTGTTGCTGCGAAGATGCGGTCAAAGTCGATGCCCACAAGGTTGAGAGCTTTTCGGCGCGGGTAGCGGGTGGCGAAGGACGCTACCAAACCAAGGTCAGCGGTACAGGAGTTGTGGTTTTTCGGATTCCGGTGCCTCGCAGCGAAATCTTAGAGATGACCTTGAATAACGAAACGCTCCAGGTAGACGGTTCCTTTGCGCTGCTCCGCACTGCTGAGGTGCATTTCAGTGTGGAGAAAGCTTCTACTTCTTTTTTGGGTGCTATCACCAGTGGTGAAGGTCTCCTCCAAACTTTTCGAGGCACTGGCAAGGTGTGGATTGCCCCAACCCAACCGCTCTACGCCAGAATGGGCAGCTTATTATCTACCTCCACTCCGATTACTTGA